One Mycolicibacterium fortuitum subsp. fortuitum genomic window carries:
- a CDS encoding TVP38/TMEM64 family protein produces MTHDDSPPTNRRPHILRLVAFAAFLFGLFYLVAVARVIDVGDIRGFVASTGPAAPLAYVVVSACLGALFVPGPILAAGSGVLFGPVLGTFVTLGATVGTAVVASLIGRRAGRDSARALLGTQRADRLDHQIERGGLWAVVGQRFVPGVSDALASYAFGAFGVPWWQMAVGAFIGSVPRAFVYTALGASIGDLSAPLAYTAIGVWCVTAIIGAFAAHRGYRSWRRHRSGADPTPEQTT; encoded by the coding sequence ATGACTCACGACGACTCCCCGCCCACCAATCGGCGACCGCACATCCTGCGACTCGTCGCCTTCGCGGCGTTCTTGTTCGGCCTGTTCTACCTGGTGGCCGTCGCCCGCGTGATCGACGTCGGCGACATCCGGGGGTTCGTAGCCTCGACCGGCCCGGCCGCCCCCCTGGCATACGTCGTGGTGTCCGCCTGCCTGGGGGCGCTGTTCGTGCCCGGCCCGATCCTGGCCGCGGGCAGCGGCGTGTTGTTCGGCCCGGTGCTGGGCACCTTCGTGACCTTGGGCGCGACGGTCGGCACAGCCGTCGTTGCCAGCCTGATCGGCCGGCGCGCGGGCCGCGACAGTGCCCGCGCCCTGCTCGGAACGCAACGGGCCGACCGGCTCGACCACCAGATCGAGCGGGGCGGTCTGTGGGCCGTGGTGGGCCAGCGCTTCGTTCCCGGAGTGTCCGACGCGTTGGCCTCCTATGCCTTCGGCGCCTTCGGAGTGCCGTGGTGGCAGATGGCCGTGGGCGCGTTCATCGGCTCGGTGCCGCGCGCATTCGTCTATACCGCCCTGGGCGCGTCGATCGGCGATCTGTCGGCACCGCTGGCCTACACCGCGATCGGGGTGTGGTGTGTGACGGCGATCATCGGAGCTTTCGCCGCCCACCGCGGGTACCGGTCATGGCGGC